One Salvia splendens isolate huo1 unplaced genomic scaffold, SspV2 ctg236, whole genome shotgun sequence DNA window includes the following coding sequences:
- the LOC121789433 gene encoding uncharacterized protein LOC121789433: MEIKFDVGDKVFLKVSPTRGVVWFGVKGKLKPHFVGPYEIVDEVGLVAYRLALSSGFGNVHNVFHVSQLCKYVFDPKHVIRQKEVVLIPNMSYEERPEAILDQKETMVVMSFLKHEYVLKA; this comes from the exons ATGgagatcaaattcgatgttggtgacaaagtgttcttgaaagtatccccaacGAGAGGAGTCGTATGGTTTGGCGTGAAGGGTAAATTGAAACCGCATTTTGTAGGGCCGTACGAGATTGTTGACGAAGTAGGTCTTGTAGCGTACCGCTTGGCGTTATCTTctggttttgggaatgtgcacaacgtgttccatgtgtcgcagttgtgCAAGTATGTGTTCgatcccaagcatgtgattcgtcAAAAAGAGGTTGTCTTGATCCCcaacatgagctacgaggagagacccgaaGCGATCCTAGATCAAAAG GAGACCATGGTTGTGATgtcatttttgaagcatgaatacgtgttgaaagcatga